A window of Mycobacteriales bacterium contains these coding sequences:
- the nuoN gene encoding NADH-quinone oxidoreductase subunit NuoN — translation MLLAADSIQTPSISYSGLLPVLIVLGAACVGVLVEAFIPEESRWAAQTTVALVGIVAALVAVVVVAGTNELTADGAIAIDGPGLFLQGTLLVLGLMSMLLMAERSVDVGGGAFVAQAAVVAGSPRDRRMLTSARIQTEFFPLATFALSGMMVFVAANNLLVMFVALEVLSFPLYLLCGLARRRRLLSQEAAVKYFLLGAFASAFFLYGLALLYGYAGSVDLPQILRATSASENSDILLFLGLSLLLIGLLFKAGAVPFHAWTPDVYQGAPTPVTAFMASCTKVAAFGAILRVLYIAFTTTRWDWRPIIWGIAIITMVVGAVLGLTQTDVKRMLAYSSIAHAGFLLVGLISLDQQGLAGTMFYLLTYGFTTIGAFAVVTLVRDADGEASHLSQWSGLAKRSPLLAAVFTLFLLALAGIPLTSGFTGKFVIFRAAYPVGAPLVVIALVASAVAAFFYLRIVVLMYFSEPAEEGPTIALPSPLTMGALTIAAAATVILGIVPQPLLDLADKASLFAGN, via the coding sequence GTGCTGTTGGCGGCGGACTCGATCCAGACGCCGTCCATCTCGTACTCCGGGCTGCTGCCCGTGCTGATCGTGCTCGGCGCCGCCTGCGTGGGCGTGCTGGTCGAGGCGTTCATCCCGGAGGAGAGCCGGTGGGCGGCGCAGACGACGGTCGCGCTGGTCGGGATCGTGGCCGCGCTCGTCGCGGTCGTCGTCGTGGCCGGCACCAACGAGCTGACCGCGGACGGCGCGATCGCCATCGACGGGCCGGGGCTGTTCCTGCAGGGCACGCTGCTGGTGCTCGGGCTGATGTCCATGCTGCTGATGGCCGAACGGTCGGTGGACGTGGGCGGCGGCGCCTTCGTGGCCCAGGCCGCCGTGGTCGCCGGCAGTCCGCGCGACCGGCGGATGCTGACCTCCGCCCGGATCCAGACCGAGTTCTTCCCGCTGGCGACCTTCGCGCTGTCCGGGATGATGGTCTTCGTCGCGGCGAACAACCTGCTGGTCATGTTCGTCGCGCTCGAGGTCCTCTCATTCCCGCTCTACCTGCTCTGCGGGCTGGCCCGCCGGCGCCGGCTGCTGTCCCAGGAAGCCGCGGTCAAGTACTTCCTGCTCGGCGCCTTCGCCAGCGCCTTCTTCCTGTACGGCCTGGCCCTGCTCTACGGCTACGCCGGCTCGGTCGACCTGCCGCAGATCCTGCGGGCGACGTCGGCCTCGGAGAACAGCGACATCCTGCTGTTCCTGGGGCTCTCGCTGCTGCTCATCGGGCTGCTGTTCAAGGCCGGCGCGGTGCCGTTCCACGCCTGGACGCCGGACGTCTACCAGGGTGCGCCGACGCCGGTCACCGCGTTCATGGCGTCCTGCACGAAGGTCGCCGCGTTCGGGGCGATCCTGCGGGTGCTCTACATCGCCTTCACCACCACCCGATGGGACTGGCGGCCGATCATCTGGGGCATCGCGATCATCACGATGGTGGTCGGCGCGGTGCTCGGCCTGACCCAGACCGACGTGAAGCGGATGCTGGCGTACTCGTCGATCGCGCACGCGGGCTTCCTGCTCGTCGGCCTGATCTCGCTGGACCAGCAGGGCCTGGCCGGCACGATGTTCTACCTGCTGACCTACGGCTTCACCACGATCGGCGCGTTCGCCGTGGTGACCCTGGTCCGGGACGCCGACGGCGAGGCCAGTCATCTCTCGCAGTGGTCCGGCCTGGCCAAACGCTCGCCATTACTGGCCGCCGTCTTCACCCTGTTCTTACTGGCGCTGGCCGGGATCCCCCTGACCAGCGGCTTCACCGGCAAGTTCGTGATCTTCCGGGCGGCGTACCCGGTCGGTGCGCCGCTGGTGGTGATCGCGCTCGTCGCCTCGGCGGTGGCCGCGTTCTTCTACCTGCGCATCGTCGTGCTCATGTACTTCTCCGAGCCGGCCGAGGAGGGCCCGACCATCGCCCTCCCGTCGCCACTGACGATGGGCGCCCTCACCATCGCCGCCGCCGCCACGGTCATCCTCGGCATCGTCCCGCAGCCGCTGCTCGACCTGGCCGACAAGGCCAGCCTGTTCGCCGGGAACTGA
- the nuoK gene encoding NADH-quinone oxidoreductase subunit NuoK — protein MNPSYYLVLSAALFTIGAVGVLVRRNAIVVFMCVELMLNAVNLTLVTFSRINGTLDGQVIAFFVMVVAAAEVVVGLAIIMSIFRTRRSASVDDANLLKY, from the coding sequence ATGAACCCCAGCTACTACCTGGTGCTCTCCGCGGCGCTGTTCACCATCGGCGCGGTCGGGGTGCTGGTCCGGCGCAACGCGATCGTCGTGTTCATGTGCGTCGAGCTGATGCTCAACGCGGTGAACCTGACCCTCGTCACGTTCTCCCGGATCAACGGCACGCTCGACGGGCAGGTGATCGCCTTCTTCGTGATGGTGGTGGCCGCCGCCGAGGTCGTGGTCGGGCTTGCGATCATCATGTCGATCTTCCGTACGCGTCGGTCGGCCTCGGTCGACGACGCCAACCTGCTGAAGTACTAG
- a CDS encoding HAMP domain-containing sensor histidine kinase: MTRRIVLLALAVTSLVVIAFLVPLLFLVRDVAASRETIQGTVEAQSAAAFVNVSDDALASFVTGQNTGEHQTTVYFENGKIIGAQIPRDAAVAQVIANRTAATVAVPGGRAVLVPVLVPVPGTATGKASAVVRTFVPDAALQRGVGRASLALVVLGIVLLAAAGLVAGVISRGLVRPLLSVAGAADTLRAGDLSARATPAEPAEVRRIAEALNGLADRIAELLQAEREAAADLSHRLRTPVTALRLDAEGLRDPEEAERMLASVAGVERMVSHVIAQARRPTREAGVVSADATAVVRERVDFWSVLAEEQERPVREDLPDGPVPVPVAADELAAAVDALLGNVFAHTPVGSGFAVAVRPGPVPAIVVEDAGPGIGDPGLLVRGKSGGSSTGLGLDIVRRTAEEAGGRLDLSAAYPSGLRAVVWLGPPPP, encoded by the coding sequence GTGACCCGCCGGATCGTCCTGCTCGCGCTCGCGGTCACCTCGCTGGTCGTCATCGCGTTCCTGGTGCCGCTGCTGTTCCTGGTCCGGGACGTCGCCGCCAGCCGGGAGACGATCCAGGGGACCGTCGAGGCCCAGTCGGCCGCCGCGTTCGTCAATGTGAGCGACGACGCGCTGGCCAGCTTCGTCACCGGGCAGAACACCGGCGAGCACCAGACCACCGTGTACTTCGAGAACGGCAAGATCATCGGCGCCCAGATCCCGCGGGACGCCGCGGTCGCCCAGGTGATCGCGAACCGGACCGCGGCGACCGTGGCGGTGCCCGGCGGCCGGGCCGTGCTGGTGCCGGTGCTGGTCCCGGTGCCGGGGACGGCCACGGGCAAGGCCAGCGCGGTGGTGCGGACGTTCGTACCGGACGCGGCCCTGCAGCGCGGGGTCGGCCGGGCCTCGCTCGCGCTGGTCGTCCTCGGGATCGTGCTGCTCGCCGCGGCCGGCCTGGTCGCGGGGGTCATCAGCCGCGGGCTGGTCCGGCCGCTGCTGTCGGTCGCCGGCGCCGCCGACACGCTGCGGGCCGGGGACCTCTCGGCCCGCGCCACCCCGGCCGAGCCGGCCGAGGTCCGGCGGATCGCCGAGGCGCTCAACGGCCTGGCCGACCGGATAGCCGAGCTGCTGCAGGCCGAGCGGGAGGCGGCGGCCGACCTGTCGCACCGGCTCCGGACGCCGGTGACCGCGCTGCGGCTGGACGCCGAGGGCCTGCGGGACCCGGAGGAGGCCGAGCGGATGCTCGCCTCGGTCGCCGGGGTGGAGCGGATGGTCAGCCACGTCATCGCCCAGGCCCGCCGGCCGACCCGGGAGGCCGGCGTGGTCAGCGCCGACGCCACCGCCGTGGTGCGGGAGCGGGTGGACTTCTGGTCCGTGCTGGCCGAGGAGCAGGAGCGGCCGGTTCGGGAGGACCTCCCGGACGGCCCGGTGCCGGTCCCGGTGGCCGCGGACGAGCTGGCCGCCGCGGTCGACGCCCTGCTCGGCAACGTCTTCGCGCACACGCCGGTCGGTTCCGGCTTCGCCGTGGCCGTACGGCCCGGGCCGGTGCCGGCGATCGTCGTCGAGGACGCCGGCCCCGGGATCGGGGACCCGGGGCTGCTCGTACGGGGAAAGTCCGGCGGATCCTCGACGGGGCTGGGGCTGGACATCGTCCGCCGGACAGCGGAGGAGGCGGGGGGCCGGCTCGACCTGTCCGC
- a CDS encoding NADH-quinone oxidoreductase subunit M has product MLLILGLVPLVGSLVVFALPRGRDLLAKQVALLFSLATLAITIGLCVAFDDNSSDRFQYVTSYEWIRSFGVHFSLGADGIALVLIALVAVLVPAVVIASWSERDRAVDAEAPATAAAAVRAGGTNAVATRAAGRSATTGATPATAVLDRPAPGGDLDRPRDDDDEDILVASDTVLVTDEDTTPRAPGTRRGQPKTFFALLLLLEVMMIGVFAATDVFLFYVFFEAMLIPMYFLIGSFGGPRRQYAAVKFFLYSLLGGLIMLAAVIGLYFATSTRTFDFATLVGGSIDPGLQKWLFLGFFVAFAIKAPLVPFHTWLPDAGAEAPVGGAALLVGVLDKVGTFGFIRYCLPLFPDASRFFAPLVLVLSAIGILYAALLAMGQKDMKRLVAYTSVAHFGFIGLGIFAFTTQSLSGATFYMVNHGLSTGALFLVIGMVIARGGSRMLADYGGIQKVAPILGGVFLVTGLSSLALPGMSTFVSEFLVLLGTYARHPVYAIIGTAGIILAALYILLVIQRVVQGPVRGLAAGGMRDMVGREVLAVAPLLALILFLGVYPKPVLDMINPAVTRTMQDAGYTDPAPDVPAGAQSGGGR; this is encoded by the coding sequence ATGCTGTTGATCCTCGGCCTGGTGCCGCTGGTCGGCTCGCTGGTGGTCTTCGCGCTGCCGCGGGGACGCGACCTGCTGGCCAAGCAGGTGGCGCTGCTGTTCTCGCTGGCGACGCTGGCGATCACGATCGGGCTCTGTGTCGCCTTCGACGACAACTCGTCCGACCGCTTCCAGTACGTGACGTCGTACGAGTGGATCCGGTCGTTCGGGGTGCACTTCTCGCTCGGCGCGGACGGGATCGCGCTGGTGCTCATCGCGCTGGTGGCGGTGCTGGTGCCGGCGGTGGTGATCGCGTCCTGGAGCGAGCGGGACCGGGCGGTCGACGCGGAGGCGCCGGCCACCGCGGCCGCGGCGGTACGGGCGGGCGGCACGAACGCCGTGGCCACCCGCGCCGCCGGCAGGTCGGCCACGACCGGCGCGACCCCGGCAACGGCCGTGCTGGACCGGCCGGCTCCGGGCGGCGACCTGGACCGGCCCCGCGACGACGACGACGAGGACATCCTGGTCGCGTCGGACACGGTGCTGGTGACCGACGAGGACACGACGCCGCGGGCGCCGGGCACCCGGCGCGGCCAGCCGAAGACGTTCTTCGCGCTGCTGCTGCTGCTCGAGGTGATGATGATCGGGGTCTTCGCGGCCACCGACGTCTTCCTGTTCTACGTGTTCTTCGAGGCCATGCTCATCCCGATGTACTTCCTGATCGGGTCCTTCGGCGGTCCGCGCCGGCAGTACGCGGCGGTGAAGTTCTTCCTCTACTCGCTGCTCGGCGGGCTGATCATGCTGGCCGCGGTGATCGGGCTCTACTTCGCGACCAGCACCCGGACGTTCGACTTCGCCACGCTGGTCGGCGGGAGCATCGACCCCGGCCTGCAGAAGTGGCTGTTCCTCGGCTTCTTCGTGGCGTTCGCGATCAAGGCGCCGCTGGTGCCGTTCCACACCTGGCTGCCGGACGCCGGCGCCGAGGCCCCGGTCGGCGGCGCCGCGCTGCTGGTCGGCGTGCTGGACAAGGTCGGCACGTTCGGCTTCATCCGCTACTGCCTGCCGCTGTTCCCGGACGCGTCCCGGTTCTTCGCGCCGCTGGTGCTGGTCCTGTCCGCCATCGGCATCCTGTACGCGGCGCTGCTGGCGATGGGGCAGAAGGACATGAAGCGGCTGGTGGCGTACACCTCGGTCGCACACTTCGGCTTCATCGGGCTGGGCATCTTCGCGTTCACCACGCAGAGCCTGTCCGGGGCGACCTTCTACATGGTCAACCACGGCCTCTCCACCGGCGCGCTGTTCCTGGTGATCGGCATGGTGATCGCCCGCGGCGGCAGCCGGATGCTGGCCGACTACGGCGGGATCCAGAAGGTGGCGCCGATCCTCGGCGGCGTCTTCCTCGTCACCGGGCTCTCGTCGCTGGCGCTGCCGGGGATGTCGACGTTCGTCAGTGAGTTCCTGGTGCTGCTGGGGACGTACGCGCGGCACCCGGTCTACGCGATCATCGGGACCGCGGGCATCATCCTGGCCGCGCTCTACATCCTGCTGGTCATCCAGCGGGTCGTGCAGGGACCGGTGCGCGGCCTCGCCGCGGGCGGGATGCGCGACATGGTCGGCCGGGAGGTCCTGGCGGTGGCGCCGCTGCTGGCGCTGATCCTCTTCCTCGGCGTCTACCCGAAGCCGGTGCTCGACATGATCAACCCGGCCGTGACCCGCACCATGCAGGACGCTGGTTACACCGATCCGGCTCCGGACGTCCCGGCCGGCGCACAGAGCGGAGGCGGCCGGTGA
- the nuoL gene encoding NADH-quinone oxidoreductase subunit L, which yields MNASGGLQSGAWLLVVLPVLSAAVLLLGGKRTDKWGHLLGTLVPIVLFVYGLLLFFDVRGLDTAERSRNLHLWTWMPVGSLNVDIGMLIDPLSLTFVLLITGVGSLIHIYAIGYMEHDPGRRRFFAYLNLFVAAMLLLVLGNNFVVLYFGWEGVGLASYLLIAWYSDRPAAATAAKKAFIMNRVGDAGLVVAIFLMFKTFGTVSFTGVFGSIGGASTGIATALALLLLLGACGKSGQVPLQAWLPDAMEGPTPVSALIHAATMVTAGVYLIARAHPIFDVTESGRTVVAIIGAVTLLFGCVVGCAYDDIKKVLAYSTVSQIGYMFLAVGLGPGVYAIGILHLLAHGFFKAGLFLGAGSVMHGMNDQVDMRRFGGLWRVMPITFWTMLAGYLAIIGMFPFSGFFTKDKIIESAFDKGGTSGWILGICALLGAAITAFYMTRLMVMTFFGKRRWTDDVHPHESPPTMTGPMLILAVGSIAGGGLLVAGGALQNWLTPSLGAAEEVGVHTINPTVLTVLTLVVVIAAAAGGWFAFGARPVASIRPLTVSPLTLAARRDLYGNAFNEAVLMRPGMWLDRFLVWFDNRGVDGAVNGVAAAFGGGSGRLRRVQTGFVRSYALSMLGGTVIVVASLLAVRFV from the coding sequence GTGAACGCCAGCGGCGGCCTGCAGTCCGGCGCCTGGCTGCTCGTCGTGCTGCCGGTGCTGTCGGCGGCCGTGCTGCTGCTCGGCGGCAAGCGCACCGACAAGTGGGGCCACCTGCTCGGCACCCTGGTGCCGATCGTGCTGTTCGTGTACGGCCTGCTGCTGTTCTTCGACGTCCGCGGGCTGGACACGGCCGAGCGCAGCCGGAACCTGCACCTGTGGACGTGGATGCCGGTCGGTTCGCTCAACGTCGACATCGGGATGCTCATCGACCCGCTGTCGCTGACGTTCGTGCTGCTGATCACCGGGGTGGGCTCGCTGATCCACATCTACGCGATCGGCTACATGGAGCACGACCCCGGCCGGCGGCGGTTCTTCGCGTACCTGAACCTGTTCGTGGCCGCGATGCTGCTGCTGGTGCTGGGCAACAACTTCGTCGTCCTGTACTTCGGGTGGGAGGGCGTCGGCCTCGCCTCGTACCTGCTGATCGCCTGGTACAGCGACCGGCCGGCGGCGGCGACCGCGGCCAAGAAGGCGTTCATCATGAACCGGGTCGGCGACGCCGGCCTGGTCGTCGCGATCTTCCTGATGTTCAAGACGTTCGGCACGGTGTCGTTCACCGGCGTCTTCGGGTCGATCGGGGGCGCCTCGACCGGGATCGCGACCGCGCTGGCGCTGCTGCTCCTGCTCGGTGCCTGCGGCAAGTCCGGCCAGGTCCCGCTGCAGGCCTGGCTGCCGGACGCGATGGAGGGCCCGACCCCGGTCTCCGCCCTCATCCACGCGGCGACCATGGTTACCGCGGGCGTCTACCTGATCGCCCGCGCGCACCCGATCTTCGACGTGACCGAGTCCGGGCGGACCGTCGTCGCCATCATCGGCGCGGTCACGCTGCTGTTCGGCTGCGTGGTCGGCTGCGCGTACGACGACATCAAGAAGGTGCTGGCGTACTCGACGGTCAGCCAGATCGGCTACATGTTCCTGGCCGTCGGCCTCGGCCCGGGGGTGTACGCGATCGGCATCCTGCACCTGCTCGCGCACGGCTTCTTCAAGGCCGGCCTGTTCCTCGGCGCCGGCTCGGTCATGCACGGCATGAACGACCAGGTCGACATGCGCCGCTTCGGCGGGCTCTGGCGGGTCATGCCGATCACGTTCTGGACGATGCTCGCGGGCTACCTCGCGATCATCGGCATGTTCCCGTTCTCCGGGTTCTTCACCAAGGACAAGATCATCGAGTCCGCGTTCGACAAGGGCGGGACGTCCGGCTGGATCCTCGGGATCTGCGCGCTGCTCGGCGCCGCGATCACCGCGTTCTACATGACCCGGCTGATGGTGATGACGTTCTTCGGCAAGCGCCGCTGGACCGACGACGTGCACCCGCACGAGTCGCCGCCGACCATGACCGGGCCGATGCTGATCCTGGCGGTCGGCTCGATCGCCGGCGGTGGCCTGCTCGTCGCCGGCGGCGCCCTGCAGAACTGGCTGACCCCCTCGCTCGGCGCGGCCGAGGAGGTCGGGGTGCACACGATCAACCCGACCGTGCTCACCGTGCTCACGCTGGTCGTGGTGATCGCCGCGGCGGCCGGTGGCTGGTTCGCCTTCGGCGCCCGGCCGGTCGCGTCGATCCGGCCGCTGACCGTCAGCCCGCTCACCCTCGCCGCCCGCCGCGACCTCTACGGCAACGCGTTCAACGAGGCCGTGCTCATGCGGCCCGGCATGTGGCTGGACCGGTTCCTCGTCTGGTTCGACAACCGCGGCGTGGACGGGGCCGTCAACGGCGTCGCCGCCGCGTTCGGAGGCGGGTCCGGACGGCTGCGGCGTGTGCAGACCGGCTTCGTCCGCTCGTACGCCCTGTCGATGCTCGGCGGGACCGTCATCGTCGTCGCGTCCCTGCTGGCAGTGAGGTTCGTCTGA
- a CDS encoding response regulator transcription factor — MPVLVLIEDDAAIRVALQRALSRQGHAVYAAGTAMAGLELVVERQPDVVVLDLGLPDVDGTQVLGMIRGISAVPVIVATARDDENEMVRVLDLGADDYVVKPFSAEQLEARLRAVLRRGRASGEPDPTLVVGGLSIDRDTRVASLDGAPLDLTRMEFDLLAYLAERAGRVVSKRQLMAEVWQQPYGGADKTVDVHLSWLRRKLGETAAEPRYLQTVRGVGVKVVDPGTAAP; from the coding sequence GTGCCGGTGCTGGTCTTGATCGAGGACGACGCGGCGATCCGGGTCGCGCTGCAGCGGGCCCTGTCCCGCCAGGGACACGCCGTCTACGCGGCCGGGACCGCGATGGCGGGGCTGGAGCTGGTGGTCGAACGACAACCCGACGTGGTCGTGCTCGACCTCGGGCTGCCGGACGTGGACGGCACCCAGGTGCTCGGGATGATCCGCGGGATCAGCGCCGTGCCGGTGATCGTGGCGACCGCCCGTGACGACGAGAACGAGATGGTCCGGGTCCTCGACCTGGGCGCCGACGACTACGTGGTGAAGCCGTTCTCGGCCGAGCAGCTGGAGGCGCGGCTGCGGGCGGTGCTGCGGCGCGGCCGGGCGTCCGGCGAGCCGGACCCGACCCTGGTCGTCGGCGGGCTGTCGATCGACCGCGACACCCGCGTCGCGTCGCTGGACGGGGCGCCGCTGGACCTGACCCGGATGGAGTTCGACCTGCTGGCATATCTGGCCGAGCGGGCCGGGCGGGTGGTGAGCAAGCGGCAGCTGATGGCCGAGGTCTGGCAGCAGCCGTACGGGGGCGCGGACAAGACCGTCGACGTCCACCTGTCCTGGCTGCGGCGCAAGCTCGGGGAGACCGCGGCCGAGCCGCGCTACCTGCAGACCGTGCGCGGGGTCGGGGTCAAGGTGGTCGACCCGGGTACGGCGGCGCCGTGA